A region from the candidate division KSB1 bacterium genome encodes:
- the rmuC gene encoding DNA recombination protein RmuC, with protein sequence MIISFVAGFFLALVAALVLRIIQGRTAQELAAELFRESEMQRRANIELIIENLKANFGNLSLEALSRSTEEFLKLARARLESEREVSIKELDKKRALIDLQLSRMTTELDNVAKLIKELEQDRIEKFGQLSVQLKNTSEQTAALIQTTNQLRQALASSRARGQWGERMAEDVLRLAGFIENVNYLKQKSIEGSRSRPDFTFLLPKNLRLNMDVKFPMDNYMKFLSAENELEKARYRNDFLRDVRAKISELTSRDYIDPSQNTVDYVLLFIPNEQIYAFIHEQDSSILDEGLKHRVVFCSPLTLYAILAVIRQAVDNFALERTSNEILSLFGAFKKQWNEFISRLEILGKKISEAQKEYEQLVATRRRQLEKPLNQIDALRAQRGLPPADDQGAIGV encoded by the coding sequence ATGATAATTTCTTTTGTCGCTGGATTTTTTCTGGCGCTGGTGGCTGCATTAGTTTTAAGAATAATTCAGGGGCGCACGGCTCAAGAATTGGCGGCAGAATTGTTCCGCGAAAGCGAGATGCAACGACGCGCAAATATCGAGCTGATCATTGAGAATTTGAAAGCCAATTTCGGAAACCTATCGCTGGAGGCACTGTCCCGCTCCACCGAAGAATTCCTGAAACTGGCCAGAGCCAGGTTGGAATCTGAGCGGGAAGTGAGCATCAAAGAGCTCGATAAGAAGAGAGCGCTCATCGATCTGCAATTGAGCCGCATGACGACCGAGCTGGATAATGTGGCGAAATTGATCAAGGAATTGGAGCAGGATCGCATCGAGAAATTCGGTCAATTGAGCGTCCAGTTGAAAAACACCAGCGAGCAAACTGCGGCGCTGATCCAAACGACCAACCAATTGCGTCAGGCATTGGCCAGTTCTCGAGCACGAGGTCAATGGGGCGAACGCATGGCTGAGGACGTGCTCCGATTGGCTGGCTTTATTGAAAATGTGAATTATCTCAAACAGAAATCTATCGAGGGTTCTCGTTCCCGTCCAGATTTCACTTTTCTCTTGCCCAAAAACCTCAGGCTCAACATGGACGTCAAATTTCCCATGGACAATTACATGAAGTTTCTCTCGGCGGAGAACGAGCTCGAAAAGGCTCGATATCGGAATGATTTCTTGCGAGATGTCCGGGCGAAAATCTCGGAACTCACCAGCCGCGATTATATCGATCCAAGTCAAAATACTGTGGATTATGTGCTCCTATTCATCCCCAACGAGCAGATCTATGCCTTCATTCATGAACAAGATAGCTCGATTCTGGACGAGGGGCTCAAGCATCGGGTGGTTTTCTGTTCGCCGCTGACGTTGTATGCGATCCTCGCGGTGATCCGGCAAGCGGTCGATAATTTTGCGCTGGAGCGGACCTCCAATGAAATTCTATCTTTATTCGGCGCCTTCAAAAAACAATGGAACGAGTTTATCTCGCGATTGGAGATCCTTGGCAAGAAAATTTCGGAAGCCCAGAAAGAATATGAGCAATTGGTTGCTACGCGCCGCCGACAGTTGGAAAAGCCGCTCAACCAAATCGATGCCTTGAGAGCACAACGGGGTTTGCCACCAGCGGACGATCAGGGGGCAATTGGCGTATAA
- a CDS encoding 8-oxoguanine deaminase, translating to MSKILLKNCFHLVTMNAERQRFSGYDLLIVENRIEQIAKGISAKEAEVIDCSTKLVIPGLVNSHHHLCQTLTRNLPQVQNKPLFDWLVTLYEIWKYLDEDCIYYSTLMGCGELLKTGCTTTTDHHYLYPRHLQMDIPAIQFEAAERVGIRFCPTRGSMSRSRKDGGLPPESVVQDEDEILRHSEEVVQKYHDPRPLAMRQIHLGPCAPFNVTPHLMRETAALARQHGVRLHTHLAETRDEDAYCQQVYGKRPLQLMEELDWLGPDVWYAHGIHFTDAELKLLAETGTGVAHCPASNMRLGSGIARIPEMLKLGIPVGLAVDGSASNDSSDMVGEMRQALLLHRVHAGPNAMTAEQVLEMATLGSARLLGRSDIGSLEAGKAADIAVFELNKLEYTGSLADPLAALIFSGINHEADFTIVNGKIVVEHGRLVGVDEKEIIANGNRLAFGLLQRAAQESK from the coding sequence ATGTCAAAAATTTTGTTGAAAAATTGTTTTCATCTGGTGACCATGAACGCCGAGCGTCAGCGCTTTTCGGGCTATGACCTGCTCATTGTGGAAAATCGGATTGAGCAGATCGCGAAAGGTATCTCGGCGAAGGAGGCTGAGGTAATCGATTGTTCCACCAAGTTGGTGATTCCGGGTCTGGTGAATTCGCATCATCATTTGTGTCAAACCCTCACGCGTAATCTGCCGCAGGTGCAGAACAAGCCGCTGTTCGATTGGCTGGTGACGCTTTATGAGATCTGGAAATATCTCGATGAGGATTGTATTTATTATTCAACGCTGATGGGATGTGGTGAATTGCTAAAGACTGGGTGTACCACTACCACGGATCATCATTACCTCTACCCGAGGCATTTACAAATGGACATTCCCGCGATTCAGTTCGAGGCGGCTGAAAGAGTTGGCATCCGTTTTTGTCCCACGCGTGGTTCTATGTCGCGGAGTCGAAAGGACGGGGGCTTGCCGCCCGAAAGCGTGGTGCAGGACGAAGACGAGATTTTGAGGCATAGCGAAGAAGTGGTACAAAAATATCATGACCCGCGGCCATTAGCGATGCGGCAGATTCATCTTGGGCCCTGCGCGCCGTTCAACGTCACTCCTCACCTGATGCGAGAGACGGCTGCCTTGGCACGCCAACACGGTGTGCGATTGCATACCCATCTGGCTGAGACCCGCGATGAGGATGCCTATTGCCAGCAGGTCTATGGCAAACGACCACTTCAATTAATGGAAGAGCTGGATTGGCTGGGTCCAGATGTGTGGTATGCCCATGGGATCCATTTCACCGATGCCGAGCTCAAATTATTGGCTGAAACCGGAACTGGCGTTGCCCATTGCCCGGCATCTAACATGCGATTGGGTTCTGGGATCGCTCGGATTCCTGAGATGCTGAAATTGGGCATTCCAGTAGGGTTGGCGGTAGATGGCTCTGCCTCCAACGATAGCTCAGATATGGTAGGGGAGATGCGCCAAGCGCTGTTGCTGCACCGCGTCCATGCCGGTCCTAATGCAATGACTGCCGAGCAGGTGCTGGAAATGGCCACCTTAGGCTCTGCCAGATTATTGGGGCGATCCGATATCGGCTCATTGGAGGCGGGCAAAGCCGCTGATATCGCCGTTTTTGAATTGAATAAACTGGAATACACTGGCTCCTTGGCCGATCCGTTGGCAGCTCTGATCTTCTCTGGCATCAATCATGAAGCCGATTTCACCATCGTCAATGGCAAAATTGTGGTCGAACATGGCAGGCTCGTGGGGGTCGATGAAAAGGAGATCATCGCCAATGGCAATCGATTGGCTTTTGGGCTATTGCAACGTGCAGCCCAGGAAAGCAAATAG
- a CDS encoding archaemetzincin, whose translation MIFILMLIGIMVWHPMAEQLRGQSAMNSLDEKIEKLRPLHRPKRPPEPGDWLAVHKEPEQTFEQYIASHPLRPSAKLNTIYVQPIGNLTPGQQNVVNLAVEYIGSYFNLPVQLLPPLPLEKIPTRARRRHPEWGMEQLLTTYILDEVLVPHRPKNALALLGLTAVDLWPGMGWNFVFGQASLSDRVGVWSIYRNGDPDASEQEFTICLERTIKTAVHEIGHILGMMHCIAYECVMNGSNHREESDRRPLYLCPECLKKLCWNLQVDPLARYEKLVVFCQQHHLNNYAKFFHDSIQRLRDQ comes from the coding sequence ATGATTTTCATCCTCATGTTGATTGGGATCATGGTGTGGCATCCCATGGCTGAGCAATTGCGGGGTCAGAGCGCAATGAATAGTTTGGATGAAAAAATCGAGAAATTGAGACCACTGCATCGACCCAAACGTCCACCAGAACCAGGCGATTGGCTGGCGGTTCATAAAGAGCCGGAACAAACATTCGAGCAATATATCGCCAGTCATCCGCTCAGGCCTTCGGCAAAACTGAACACGATATATGTCCAGCCTATTGGAAATCTAACACCCGGTCAACAAAACGTGGTCAATTTGGCCGTGGAATATATTGGCAGCTACTTTAATCTTCCTGTCCAACTTTTGCCGCCATTACCATTGGAGAAAATCCCAACACGCGCCCGGCGTCGTCATCCAGAATGGGGTATGGAGCAGTTGCTGACCACTTATATTTTGGATGAGGTGCTGGTCCCTCACCGGCCCAAAAACGCGCTGGCGCTGCTGGGTCTCACTGCTGTGGATCTCTGGCCTGGAATGGGATGGAATTTCGTGTTTGGACAGGCGTCTCTGAGCGATCGCGTGGGCGTTTGGTCGATCTATCGCAACGGCGATCCAGATGCTTCGGAGCAAGAATTTACCATTTGTCTGGAGCGGACCATCAAAACAGCAGTCCATGAAATCGGGCATATCTTGGGCATGATGCACTGCATCGCTTATGAATGCGTCATGAACGGCAGCAACCATCGGGAGGAGTCGGATCGTCGGCCGCTCTATTTATGTCCTGAATGCCTTAAAAAATTGTGCTGGAATTTACAGGTCGATCCACTGGCCCGATATGAGAAATTAGTGGTGTTCTGTCAGCAACATCATCTGAACAATTACGCTAAATTTTTCCACGATTCCATTCAGCGGTTGAGAGATCAATAG
- a CDS encoding aldo/keto reductase produces the protein MAKTRSRQNFHQKISRRHFFKFGGAIVAGTGLGLHPSSPWVSGQQEESKKIVQYRILGRTGFKVSDIAMGGTRSTEANVVRYAYEKGINYFDTGETYTRGASERAIGDAQQFMDRKKIFITTKLHLNPNESAESIIGRLRQCLERLKTDYVDALYMHGVNRVAELNHPGYHAAIQQLKADGRVRFTGLSCHGPRWGSEGDSMEQVCLAAAEDGRFDVMLFIYNFMNRESGDRILKACSERKIGTTAMKTAPGVLKVDPFDPDHLTEPQEENLKRMMSRGMTREQAIQRMQEQFKSQQESYEKTRPFIEKYGLATEEQLRLFSIQWVLQNPLMHTVCVSFADYELIDKVVPLSGTKLSDAGKQFLKDFQMAYYSQYCRHGCMRCADVCPHHLPVSSIMRYAYYYACQGREKEAMLKYASLAGNTAEHCLGCEAPCIKACPYGVSVAANLIQAHALLSFA, from the coding sequence ATGGCGAAAACTCGATCGAGACAAAATTTTCATCAAAAGATTTCGCGAAGACATTTCTTCAAATTTGGCGGGGCGATCGTTGCTGGTACGGGCTTGGGATTGCATCCGTCGAGCCCATGGGTTTCTGGCCAACAAGAAGAGTCCAAGAAGATCGTCCAATATCGTATATTGGGGAGAACTGGGTTCAAAGTCTCCGATATTGCCATGGGGGGCACGAGATCGACCGAGGCCAATGTGGTTCGCTATGCGTACGAGAAGGGTATTAATTATTTCGATACCGGTGAGACATACACGCGTGGGGCTTCGGAGCGAGCGATTGGCGATGCGCAACAGTTCATGGATCGCAAAAAAATCTTCATCACCACGAAATTGCATTTGAATCCCAATGAGAGCGCAGAATCGATCATCGGGCGATTGCGCCAGTGTTTGGAACGGCTGAAAACCGATTATGTCGATGCATTATATATGCACGGTGTAAATCGGGTCGCGGAACTAAACCATCCCGGCTATCATGCTGCAATTCAGCAATTGAAGGCTGATGGTCGGGTTCGATTCACTGGGCTATCGTGTCACGGGCCGCGATGGGGAAGCGAAGGGGATAGCATGGAACAGGTCTGTCTTGCCGCGGCTGAAGATGGTCGCTTCGATGTGATGCTGTTCATCTACAATTTTATGAACCGAGAATCTGGAGATAGGATTTTAAAGGCATGTTCGGAGAGGAAAATCGGTACCACTGCCATGAAGACCGCGCCTGGGGTATTGAAGGTCGATCCGTTTGATCCAGATCATCTCACCGAGCCACAGGAGGAAAATCTGAAGCGAATGATGAGCAGAGGCATGACGCGGGAACAGGCGATCCAGCGGATGCAGGAGCAATTCAAATCGCAACAGGAGAGCTATGAGAAGACGCGGCCGTTCATCGAAAAATATGGCCTCGCTACCGAAGAACAATTGCGATTATTCAGCATTCAGTGGGTGCTGCAAAATCCCCTGATGCACACGGTATGCGTGTCATTCGCTGATTATGAATTGATTGATAAAGTGGTCCCGCTCTCTGGCACCAAATTGTCCGATGCGGGAAAGCAGTTTCTCAAGGATTTTCAGATGGCTTATTATAGCCAATATTGTCGCCATGGCTGCATGCGCTGTGCGGATGTCTGTCCGCATCATTTGCCAGTGAGCTCGATCATGCGCTATGCGTATTACTATGCATGCCAGGGCCGCGAGAAGGAGGCGATGCTCAAATATGCCAGCCTCGCGGGCAACACCGCAGAGCATTGTTTGGGATGCGAAGCACCTTGTATCAAAGCATGTCCTTATGGCGTTTCAGTAGCCGCCAATTTGATCCAGGCGCATGCTTTATTAAGTTTCGCATAA
- a CDS encoding DUF2207 domain-containing protein has translation MKAFFRFIALFLIGTVAIGVAEISAKGKRYSIDQIRIQAEVLADGSLRIVEDRSYRFWGSFRWADYSLPLKKLGRVTDFELSENQERYLPAADQSPGSYQISQDNERFYVKWFYRAKDEKRTFRLSYRVTDAVTVYDDVAEFYYKFVSERNEQSIGAVEVTAKLPEPADTSQVRAWAHGPLHGQLVFENGEIRLWAMPLPAGTYWEVRCIFPREWVPAAEKRTEARARERIMAEERLLAEQANALRAKQQQRAAFRAKYQGQAMELSIILALAGVLALVAIYHRSGRPYAVRRSGRYSSEIPRDLPPAVASYVYYSGQINSGAMVATLLDLARRGFLSLEEFVQPKQSLFGKAQRINYRVHLNQEFFDQHRDELAAHERDMVEFLFEELAGGAHQIDFAAIRDARGKVMRWFAPWKGVIKQAWGDWPLYDRASVKATVLAALIALGILAAGIVIAALFGVPGAIATITGILLIPLSFAVLRYTPEVKQLRTKLDELKSYLSRYHFKMDLAQMLGSLEQYVVYGIALGIGKKALQEMLSAVPSGQSGGYFAWYAAAASHGSPGSFATAVSTMISAMSATMSSAAGVGGGAAAGGGAGAGGASGGAG, from the coding sequence AGCCTCCGGATCGTTGAAGACCGCAGCTATCGGTTCTGGGGGAGCTTTCGGTGGGCGGATTATTCGTTGCCGCTGAAAAAATTGGGACGAGTCACGGATTTCGAGCTGAGCGAAAACCAGGAACGCTATCTTCCAGCCGCGGATCAATCACCAGGGAGCTACCAGATCTCGCAGGATAACGAGCGATTCTATGTAAAATGGTTTTATCGGGCTAAAGATGAAAAACGGACGTTTCGGCTTAGCTATCGGGTGACGGATGCAGTGACGGTATATGATGATGTGGCGGAGTTCTACTATAAATTTGTTTCGGAACGAAATGAGCAAAGCATCGGTGCAGTGGAAGTGACCGCGAAATTACCAGAGCCAGCGGATACCAGTCAAGTCCGTGCATGGGCCCATGGGCCGCTGCATGGGCAATTGGTCTTTGAAAATGGGGAGATACGTCTTTGGGCAATGCCACTGCCAGCGGGGACCTATTGGGAGGTTCGATGCATATTTCCGCGCGAGTGGGTGCCAGCAGCGGAGAAGCGCACCGAAGCACGAGCGCGCGAGCGGATCATGGCAGAAGAACGATTGCTGGCCGAGCAAGCGAATGCCTTGCGAGCGAAACAGCAGCAGCGAGCGGCATTTCGAGCCAAATATCAAGGCCAGGCGATGGAGCTCAGTATCATCCTGGCGCTGGCGGGCGTGTTGGCGCTGGTGGCGATCTATCATCGCTCTGGAAGGCCGTATGCGGTTCGGCGTTCAGGCAGGTATTCATCCGAAATTCCCAGAGATCTTCCACCAGCGGTTGCCAGCTACGTTTACTACAGCGGCCAGATCAACTCTGGCGCCATGGTTGCCACCTTATTGGACCTGGCGCGTCGCGGTTTCTTGAGCTTGGAGGAGTTCGTCCAGCCAAAGCAATCGCTATTTGGCAAGGCTCAGCGGATCAATTATCGGGTGCATTTGAACCAGGAATTTTTCGATCAGCATCGGGACGAGCTTGCAGCGCATGAACGAGACATGGTGGAATTCCTGTTCGAGGAGCTGGCTGGCGGGGCCCATCAGATCGATTTCGCTGCGATTCGGGATGCTCGGGGCAAGGTCATGCGCTGGTTCGCCCCCTGGAAAGGGGTGATCAAACAGGCATGGGGTGATTGGCCGCTGTACGACCGCGCCAGCGTCAAGGCCACAGTTTTGGCGGCGCTGATCGCGCTGGGCATTCTTGCAGCCGGAATTGTCATTGCGGCTCTGTTCGGCGTCCCTGGTGCTATCGCGACAATCACTGGGATTTTGCTAATACCGCTTTCGTTTGCGGTGCTTCGCTACACCCCAGAGGTGAAACAGCTCAGGACAAAATTGGATGAGTTGAAGAGTTATTTATCGCGCTATCATTTCAAGATGGACTTGGCGCAGATGCTGGGTTCTCTGGAGCAATATGTGGTATATGGCATTGCCCTGGGAATAGGGAAGAAGGCATTGCAAGAGATGCTCTCGGCGGTTCCTTCTGGGCAAAGCGGCGGCTATTTCGCCTGGTATGCGGCAGCAGCGAGTCATGGTTCTCCTGGGAGTTTTGCCACAGCAGTAAGCACGATGATTTCGGCCATGAGCGCTACCATGAGCAGTGCCGCGGGCGTCGGTGGCGGTGCTGCTGCTGGTGGGGGAGCTGGAGCTGGAGGCGCCTCGGGCGGAGCTGGTTAA